In Pseudomonas alcaliphila JAB1, a single window of DNA contains:
- a CDS encoding UPF0158 family protein, with amino-acid sequence MRTFTLDLDALTQLINGREQQENWLDLESGSVLTLPAEDHYSDERQQIELDPERYSQVPNLDVPQRVATRESFLFTLDDVHAHPLLSAALTGRRPLRAFDYEIEAFPAIREQWQAYEIKQLREYVLNWLYELGIEPAPDKLPLDTRGIPRDILRRLSKSA; translated from the coding sequence ATGCGCACTTTCACGCTCGACCTCGACGCCCTGACTCAGCTGATCAACGGTCGCGAACAGCAGGAAAACTGGCTGGATCTGGAAAGTGGCAGCGTTCTGACCCTGCCTGCGGAAGATCACTACAGCGACGAGCGCCAGCAGATCGAGCTCGATCCCGAGCGCTACAGCCAGGTGCCCAACCTCGACGTCCCCCAGCGCGTGGCCACGCGCGAATCCTTCCTGTTCACCCTTGACGATGTGCATGCCCACCCGCTGCTCAGCGCCGCGCTGACCGGCCGCAGGCCGCTGCGCGCGTTCGACTACGAGATCGAGGCCTTTCCAGCGATTCGCGAACAGTGGCAGGCCTACGAGATCAAGCAACTGCGCGAGTACGTCCTAAACTGGCTCTACGAACTGGGCATCGAGCCCGCGCCGGACAAGCTGCCGCTGGATACGCGCGGCATTCCCAGGGACATTCTGCGGCGGCTGAGCAAGAGCGCCTGA
- the rep gene encoding DNA helicase Rep: MSRLNPRQQEAVNYVGGPLLVLAGAGSGKTSVITRKIAHLVQNCGIRAQHIVAMTFTNKAAREMKERVGTLLKGSEARGLTVSTFHNLGMNIIRKEYARLGYKPGFSIFDDGDIKALLSDIMQKEYSGDDGADEVKNLIDSWKNDLILPDEALAKARNPKEQTAAIVYLHYQRTLKAYNAVDFNDLILLPVKLFQEHADILEKWQNRIRYLLVDEYQDTNASQYLLVKMLVGMRNQFTVVGDDDQSIYAWRGARPENLMLLKEDYPSLKVVMLEQNYRSTSRILKCANVLIANNPHVFEKQLWSEMGMGDEIRVIRTRNEDAECERVALEILTEHLRTQRPYSEFAILYRGNYQAKLMELKLQHHQIPYRLSGGTSFFARQEVKDLMSYFRLLVNPDDDNAFLRVINVPRREIGSATLEKLGNYANERKISMYAAAGEMGLGEHLDARFTERLQRFTRWMDRVRQECAQNDPIAAIRSMVMDIDYENWLRQNASSDKVADARMGNVWFLVDALKSTLERDEDGDMTIEDAIGKLVLRDMLERQQEEEEGAEGVQMMTMHASKGLEFPSVYIIGFEEEILPHRSSIEADTIEEERRLAYVGITRAKRNLALTFAAKRKQYGEVIDCSPSRFLDELPPEDLVWEGLEEAPVEVKAARGNDALANMRAMLKR, encoded by the coding sequence ATGTCCCGACTGAACCCCCGGCAACAAGAGGCCGTGAACTACGTCGGCGGCCCGCTTCTGGTGCTCGCCGGTGCCGGTTCCGGCAAGACCAGCGTGATCACGCGCAAGATCGCCCACCTGGTGCAGAACTGCGGCATCCGCGCCCAGCACATCGTCGCCATGACCTTCACCAACAAGGCCGCGCGCGAGATGAAGGAGCGCGTCGGCACCCTGCTCAAGGGCAGCGAGGCGCGCGGCCTGACCGTGTCCACCTTCCACAACCTGGGCATGAACATCATCCGCAAGGAATACGCGCGCCTGGGCTACAAGCCCGGCTTCTCGATCTTCGATGACGGCGACATCAAGGCGCTGCTCAGCGACATCATGCAGAAGGAGTATTCCGGCGACGACGGTGCCGACGAGGTGAAGAACCTCATCGACAGCTGGAAGAACGACCTGATCCTGCCCGACGAAGCCCTGGCCAAGGCGCGCAATCCCAAGGAGCAGACCGCCGCCATCGTCTACCTGCACTACCAGCGCACGCTCAAGGCGTACAACGCGGTGGACTTCAACGACCTGATCCTGCTGCCGGTGAAGCTTTTTCAGGAGCACGCCGACATCCTGGAAAAATGGCAGAACCGCATCCGCTACCTGCTGGTCGACGAATACCAGGACACCAACGCCAGCCAATACCTGCTGGTGAAGATGCTGGTGGGCATGCGCAACCAGTTCACCGTGGTCGGCGACGACGACCAGTCGATCTACGCCTGGCGTGGCGCGCGCCCGGAAAACCTGATGCTGCTCAAAGAGGACTATCCGTCGCTGAAAGTGGTGATGCTGGAGCAGAACTACCGCTCCACCAGCCGTATCCTCAAATGCGCCAACGTGCTGATCGCCAACAACCCGCACGTGTTCGAGAAGCAGCTGTGGAGCGAGATGGGCATGGGCGACGAGATTCGCGTGATCCGCACGCGCAACGAAGACGCCGAGTGCGAACGGGTGGCCCTGGAAATTCTCACCGAGCATCTGCGTACCCAGCGTCCCTACAGCGAATTCGCCATCCTCTATCGCGGCAACTACCAGGCCAAGCTGATGGAGCTGAAACTGCAGCACCACCAGATTCCCTATCGCCTGTCCGGCGGCACCAGCTTCTTCGCCCGCCAGGAGGTGAAGGACCTGATGAGCTACTTCCGTCTGCTGGTCAACCCGGACGACGACAACGCCTTCCTGCGGGTGATCAACGTGCCGCGCCGCGAGATCGGCTCCGCCACCCTGGAGAAACTCGGCAACTACGCCAACGAGCGCAAGATCAGCATGTACGCCGCGGCTGGCGAGATGGGCCTTGGCGAGCATCTCGATGCGCGCTTCACCGAGCGCTTGCAGCGCTTCACCCGCTGGATGGATCGGGTGCGCCAGGAGTGCGCGCAGAACGATCCGATCGCCGCCATCCGCAGCATGGTCATGGACATCGACTACGAGAACTGGCTACGGCAGAACGCCTCCAGCGACAAGGTGGCCGACGCGCGCATGGGCAACGTCTGGTTCCTCGTCGACGCGCTGAAGAGCACACTGGAGCGCGACGAAGACGGCGACATGACCATCGAAGACGCCATCGGCAAGCTGGTGCTGCGCGACATGCTCGAACGCCAGCAGGAAGAGGAAGAAGGCGCCGAGGGCGTGCAGATGATGACCATGCACGCCTCCAAGGGTCTGGAGTTTCCGTCGGTGTACATCATCGGTTTCGAGGAAGAGATTCTCCCGCACCGTTCCAGTATCGAGGCCGACACCATCGAGGAGGAGCGGCGCCTGGCCTACGTCGGCATCACCCGCGCCAAGCGCAACCTGGCGCTGACCTTCGCCGCCAAGCGCAAGCAGTATGGCGAGGTGATCGACTGCTCGCCGAGCCGCTTCCTCGATGAGCTGCCGCCGGAAGACCTGGTGTGGGAAGGCCTGGAAGAGGCGCCGGTGGAGGTCAAGGCAGCGCGCGGCAACGATGCCCTGGCCAATATGCGGGCGATGCTCAAGCGCTGA